A window of Roseobacter fucihabitans genomic DNA:
AGTCGCAACCGTCCAATTGCAATGATATGAAGCGCGCTGTTGGCGGCACGGTCGCCGCCCCGGTTCAACCGGTGGCGTGTTGTTTTGACTGATGACGCCGGAACCGGACTGACACCGCATAGAGCAGCAAAGCTTGTCTCTGATCTCAGTCGTTCAGGATTGTCACCTGCAGTCAGCAAAAGTTGGGCCGCGCTGTTCAACCCAATTGAGTTGCGTGCGATCAGCTCTGGAGCCAGGTCTTTGACAATTGCTTCGATCATATCGTCAAGGTCGGCCACTTCGTCATGCAGTTCGAGATAACGACGTGCCAGTGATTTGAGCGCGATCTTGTAGGCTTCTTCAACATCCCGATACCCTGATAAGTCGGGCTGCCAGGCCGCCAAAGTCCGTATCAATTGCATACGGGTCATTTTGCGCAGAGTGTCGCGCAATCGATCCGGAGCGCAAACAATTGTCGTCTGGATTATTTGCAGCGCGATCCGGCGTGCTTGAACCGCATGCGTCGGGCAAACAGCGCCCCACGCTGTTTGCTGGTCCTCCTCATTGCGGCAAACCTTCAATACACGCAGGGATTCCACCATTCTATCTCGACTGCGCGGGGTGACTGTGCGCCGCTCTGCGAAAGCCGCATGGGCGGTACTTTCAGCATCAAAGTCATCATTCTTGCCGCGCCGTCTTCGATCCAGCTTGTGTGGTGCGGTTACCTCCAGAACATCAACATCAGCGACCTGCATATATCTTAAAAGTCCTGCGCCGCAACTGCCGGTGCATTCCACCCCAATGCGCTGCAGGTTCCCGAATGA
This region includes:
- a CDS encoding IS110 family transposase — translated: MGKTKQTIPVVGGVDTHKDLHVAAVVDDNDQVLGTQNFATTRQGYKLMLAWMRSFGNLQRIGVECTGSCGAGLLRYMQVADVDVLEVTAPHKLDRRRRGKNDDFDAESTAHAAFAERRTVTPRSRDRMVESLRVLKVCRNEEDQQTAWGAVCPTHAVQARRIALQIIQTTIVCAPDRLRDTLRKMTRMQLIRTLAAWQPDLSGYRDVEEAYKIALKSLARRYLELHDEVADLDDMIEAIVKDLAPELIARNSIGLNSAAQLLLTAGDNPERLRSETSFAALCGVSPVPASSVKTTRHRLNRGGDRAANSALHIIAIGRLRLDSKTQEYVARRVAQGHSKLEAIRCVKRYIAREVFNIIARRHKQINRAQIAA